The following coding sequences lie in one Methylotenera versatilis 301 genomic window:
- a CDS encoding phosphopantetheine-binding protein: MIETNTPLQLEIAELMVQALNLDVAAAEIVPDAQLYGSGLGLDSIDILEVALVVSKRYGLQLKSDNENNHQIFSSLRNLAEYVAVNKTK; the protein is encoded by the coding sequence ATGATAGAAACTAATACTCCTTTACAACTTGAAATTGCTGAACTGATGGTACAGGCATTGAACCTTGATGTCGCTGCCGCTGAAATAGTACCTGATGCTCAGCTATATGGTAGCGGACTAGGTTTGGATTCGATTGATATTTTGGAAGTTGCACTTGTTGTTTCCAAACGATATGGCCTGCAACTGAAATCAGATAACGAAAATAATCACCAGATTTTCAGTTCCCTACGCAATCTTGCAGAGTATGTTGCTGTCAATAAAACTAAATAA
- a CDS encoding AMP-binding protein: protein MQKLPLISHSALNKIIAWRKGSPVLVEQFLADVAYLAKVLPSGKHVLNVCRDRYHFAVGFAAAMVSNKVSLLPPTHTPEMVLQLQAFAADVFCLHDNKDCDIALPKFSYPVMPENSSDPQVTQSETLQLGIPLIDAEQLAAIVFTSGSTGTPLPHKKSWGSLVCNVQAQAEQLGLDTATDYTILGTIPPQHMYGFESTLLLPLQSGNALSNEQPFYPADITAALTEIAGELILVSTPLHLRLLLDAEIELPKLSMVLSATAPLSNALAHKVETSLKTSLIEIYGSTETGQIATRHTTKTEEWRLFPNVSLSARDARFWADGGHIEIAVPLNDVIEPLDHERFLLQGRMQDIINIAGKRSSLANLNHHLNSISGVIDGAFFMPDELSHDHVTRLCACVVAPKLTAVQILSELRTRIDPVFLPRPLLFVEALPRNSTGKLPRNALQKLISEHMRPNLAE from the coding sequence ATGCAAAAACTCCCCTTAATCTCCCATTCTGCACTTAATAAAATTATCGCGTGGCGAAAAGGTTCGCCAGTTTTGGTTGAGCAGTTTTTAGCAGATGTGGCTTATTTGGCAAAGGTATTGCCATCTGGTAAGCATGTTTTGAATGTATGCCGAGACCGTTATCACTTTGCAGTCGGTTTTGCAGCGGCGATGGTCAGCAACAAAGTGAGCCTACTACCTCCAACCCACACGCCAGAGATGGTGCTGCAGCTACAAGCCTTTGCTGCGGATGTGTTTTGTCTGCACGATAATAAAGACTGCGATATCGCATTACCTAAGTTCAGCTATCCTGTAATGCCTGAAAATTCCTCAGACCCACAAGTCACACAATCTGAAACTCTACAACTGGGAATCCCGCTAATAGATGCTGAACAGCTTGCAGCAATTGTCTTTACTTCAGGCTCTACCGGGACACCTTTACCACATAAAAAAAGCTGGGGGTCGCTGGTATGCAATGTCCAAGCACAGGCTGAGCAACTCGGGCTTGATACGGCTACTGACTATACAATTTTAGGCACCATTCCACCACAACATATGTATGGCTTTGAATCCACGCTATTGCTGCCATTGCAAAGCGGTAATGCCTTAAGCAACGAACAACCTTTTTACCCAGCCGATATCACTGCCGCATTAACTGAAATAGCAGGCGAACTGATACTGGTTTCCACACCGCTACATTTGCGATTGCTGTTAGATGCTGAGATTGAGTTGCCGAAACTTTCTATGGTCTTGTCGGCTACGGCCCCTTTGTCCAACGCGCTGGCTCATAAAGTAGAAACGTCGCTAAAAACATCTTTAATCGAAATATATGGCAGCACCGAAACTGGTCAGATTGCCACTCGCCATACCACCAAAACTGAAGAGTGGCGGCTCTTTCCCAATGTAAGCTTAAGTGCACGTGATGCTCGATTCTGGGCTGATGGTGGTCATATAGAGATTGCCGTACCGCTAAACGATGTGATCGAGCCTCTTGATCATGAACGATTTTTGCTGCAAGGTCGCATGCAGGACATCATCAATATCGCAGGTAAGCGCAGTTCACTAGCTAACCTTAACCATCATTTGAATAGCATCAGCGGCGTCATCGACGGTGCCTTTTTCATGCCAGATGAGCTCTCACATGACCATGTCACGCGCCTGTGCGCCTGTGTCGTGGCGCCCAAACTAACAGCGGTTCAAATCTTGTCTGAATTACGCACTCGCATAGATCCGGTATTTTTACCGAGACCACTATTGTTTGTGGAAGCGTTGCCGCGCAACAGCACTGGCAAATTACCGCGCAATGCATTACAAAAACTGATTAGCGAACATATGCGTCCGAATTTAGCGGAGTAA